Proteins from one Oncorhynchus gorbuscha isolate QuinsamMale2020 ecotype Even-year linkage group LG18, OgorEven_v1.0, whole genome shotgun sequence genomic window:
- the LOC124003348 gene encoding dysbindin-like isoform X2, translating to MSSSGANLHNKRLPSETENAQRVPELDSAQQLKLRERQRFFEEVFQHDVDVYLSSAHLHIHDYKRPPIGSVSSMEVNVDMLEQMDLMDISDQEALDVFLNSGGDEGVLASPLPVVHGSNNNNNEVISQGRSPHNTGGCVGKSRMSSTSSTSSTNSQNTNEDGRETPVVQSDDEDVNDGTLLLMGSTPRKDEKDRPIFSS from the exons ATGAGCTCGTCTGGGGCAAACCTCCACAACAAGCGTCTACCCT CGGAGACAGAGAATGCTCAAAGAGTCCCAGAATTGGACTCAGCCCAGCAGCtgaaactgagagagagacagcgcttCTTTGAAGAGGTATTTCAGCACGATGTGGACGTCTACCTGTCCTCTGCCCATCTGCATATTCATGACTATAAGAGAC CTCCCATTGGCAGCGTCTCGTCCATGGAGGTGAATGTGGACATGCTGGAGCAGATGGACCTTATGGACATCTCTGACCAGGAGGCCCTGGATGTCTTCCTCAACTCTGGGGGGGATGAGGGGGTACTGGCCTCCCCTCTGCCAG TAGTTCatggcagcaacaacaacaacaatgaggTCATCAGCCAGGGACGCTCTCCGCACAACACAGGTGGTTGTGTGGGGAAGTCCCGCatgtcctccacctcctccacttcctccaccAACAGCCAGAACACCAATGAGGATGGAAGGGAAACCCCTGTAGTCCAATCAGATGATGAGGATGTGAATGACGGCACACTCTTGCTGATGGGATCAACCCCAAGGAAAGATGAGAAGGATCGGCCCATCTTCTCTTCATAG
- the LOC124003348 gene encoding dysbindin-like isoform X1 codes for MSSSGANLHNKRLPSETENAQRVPELDSAQQLKLRERQRFFEEVFQHDVDVYLSSAHLHIHDYKRPPIGSVSSMEVNVDMLEQMDLMDISDQEALDVFLNSGGDEGVLASPLPGKVVHGSNNNNNEVISQGRSPHNTGGCVGKSRMSSTSSTSSTNSQNTNEDGRETPVVQSDDEDVNDGTLLLMGSTPRKDEKDRPIFSS; via the exons ATGAGCTCGTCTGGGGCAAACCTCCACAACAAGCGTCTACCCT CGGAGACAGAGAATGCTCAAAGAGTCCCAGAATTGGACTCAGCCCAGCAGCtgaaactgagagagagacagcgcttCTTTGAAGAGGTATTTCAGCACGATGTGGACGTCTACCTGTCCTCTGCCCATCTGCATATTCATGACTATAAGAGAC CTCCCATTGGCAGCGTCTCGTCCATGGAGGTGAATGTGGACATGCTGGAGCAGATGGACCTTATGGACATCTCTGACCAGGAGGCCCTGGATGTCTTCCTCAACTCTGGGGGGGATGAGGGGGTACTGGCCTCCCCTCTGCCAGGTAAAG TAGTTCatggcagcaacaacaacaacaatgaggTCATCAGCCAGGGACGCTCTCCGCACAACACAGGTGGTTGTGTGGGGAAGTCCCGCatgtcctccacctcctccacttcctccaccAACAGCCAGAACACCAATGAGGATGGAAGGGAAACCCCTGTAGTCCAATCAGATGATGAGGATGTGAATGACGGCACACTCTTGCTGATGGGATCAACCCCAAGGAAAGATGAGAAGGATCGGCCCATCTTCTCTTCATAG